One window of Rhizobium leguminosarum genomic DNA carries:
- a CDS encoding PD-(D/E)XK motif protein — MLNSTPWEGLEAGKVDTRRVNASGRWNFFWAVLARADAALVLQLSKLPNPIPDLPKLRSLDIHFQNLPGGPILYLRLTDAAQVELFETLCRDVVAASEMAEDEAIALQKAIGRTFRWHHLLRGGKDDLLSEEAQKGLIGELKILRLLVDNLGAKAAVETWTGPSGAPKDFELRSDCIEVKARRGASQPFVKISNEYQLADIEDRRLCLAVLTVDKVQPPNGFTLADHVASLTKTLEHSAPSVISQFDLRLADAGYDPLHDYSAWHWHASDADFFAVAGSFPRLAAPVPLGVSNLSYSLSLDACSPFITDWATVRAKLCEEDVDE; from the coding sequence ATGCTGAATAGTACACCTTGGGAAGGACTCGAGGCAGGCAAGGTCGATACGAGGCGAGTGAACGCTTCAGGTCGTTGGAATTTTTTCTGGGCCGTTCTCGCGCGAGCCGACGCAGCACTGGTTTTGCAGCTATCGAAGCTGCCCAATCCGATACCTGACCTGCCGAAGCTACGAAGCCTCGACATTCACTTCCAAAACCTACCAGGCGGTCCAATCCTCTATCTCCGCCTCACCGACGCCGCCCAGGTAGAATTGTTCGAGACGCTCTGCCGGGACGTGGTTGCGGCTTCTGAAATGGCGGAAGACGAAGCGATAGCGCTTCAGAAGGCGATCGGACGGACATTCCGTTGGCACCACCTTCTTCGTGGCGGAAAGGATGACCTGCTCTCAGAGGAAGCGCAGAAGGGCCTTATTGGCGAACTGAAGATCCTTAGGCTCCTCGTTGACAATTTGGGAGCGAAGGCTGCGGTTGAAACATGGACGGGGCCGTCAGGTGCGCCGAAAGATTTCGAGTTAAGATCTGACTGCATCGAAGTGAAAGCTCGTCGCGGAGCCTCACAACCATTCGTCAAGATCTCGAACGAATATCAGCTCGCGGACATTGAAGACCGCAGGCTATGCCTCGCCGTTCTGACGGTCGACAAAGTCCAGCCACCTAATGGGTTCACCCTTGCCGACCACGTCGCCTCGCTGACGAAGACACTGGAGCATAGTGCACCGTCCGTGATCTCACAGTTCGACCTTCGACTGGCAGATGCCGGATACGATCCCCTACACGATTACTCAGCTTGGCATTGGCACGCATCTGATGCGGATTTCTTCGCTGTTGCTGGCTCGTTCCCCCGCTTGGCGGCGCCAGTCCCACTCGGTGTGTCAAACTTGAGCTATTCCCTCTCCCTTGATGCATGTTCGCCCTTCATAACCGACTGGGCAACCGTGCGTGCAAAGCTGTGTGAAGAAGATGTCGATGAGTGA
- a CDS encoding AIPR family protein, which translates to MSELEEYHQDLMADVRREADASGILMTEAFFDRMKERLTEAGELEAVDRAFFQDTDGAKKIRIDGYSGDPRETDGTLGLIVCDFVDSDDVRTFGKTDLAPLLNPLIRFLSKARSEKFRDALNEVNPAFQVSDLIIATWQHVSKVKLILVSNRRYVGRDDTVRLENKEQIPITYSVWDIARFERYDRSGQSRADMLIDFEKDFGGALPALKASQDDASLESYLMIVPGQQLANIYDKWGARLLEANVRSFLQARAKTNKGIQKTIKDAPELFFPYNNGLSATADEVSCIQTTGGLAISSINNLQIVNGAQTTGSIHASLRLAKEQLDRVFVQMKLTVVPPDRSEEIVPRISEFANTQNKVNAADFFSNHPFHVRMEQFSRGTIFAAPDNERHDSKWFYERSRGQYINERAKLKPKPPLQKKFDLEFPKVKLFSKTDLAKFVFSASGQPHIVSRGAQKNFAEFAKDIGEGWSKSDAKYDDLWYKRLISKALIFRKLETEVPKQPWYEGGYRANVVTYAMAKLFHDANGEKEVLDLDTIWRRQTVADALVDALLVAAAAAHHVITHPPAGVRNMSEWAKQQACWNRLKSEELQYGDSLESCLVLIESARTNVRDARSEKALTDGINAQSEVVKLGGGYWSKVLEWGRAKRRLTPKDLQIVQICATIPQRLPTDSQALHAMKLLGRLKDEGFIAGGAPEVALTR; encoded by the coding sequence ATGAGTGAACTTGAAGAATATCATCAGGATCTGATGGCGGATGTCCGTCGCGAGGCCGACGCAAGCGGTATTCTCATGACCGAGGCTTTCTTCGACAGAATGAAAGAACGGCTGACAGAGGCTGGCGAACTGGAAGCGGTGGATCGTGCCTTCTTCCAAGACACTGACGGTGCGAAGAAGATACGCATCGATGGTTACTCCGGCGATCCTCGAGAGACCGACGGTACACTCGGGCTCATTGTCTGCGATTTTGTTGACTCAGACGATGTTCGAACATTTGGCAAGACCGACCTAGCGCCGCTTCTCAACCCACTGATCCGTTTCCTCAGCAAAGCTCGATCTGAAAAATTCCGCGACGCCTTGAACGAGGTCAATCCGGCGTTCCAAGTATCCGATTTGATAATTGCAACATGGCAGCATGTGTCCAAGGTCAAGCTTATCCTAGTTTCGAACAGGAGATATGTCGGGCGCGACGACACTGTAAGGCTCGAAAACAAGGAGCAAATCCCCATCACCTATTCGGTGTGGGACATTGCCCGTTTTGAACGTTACGACCGCTCGGGTCAGTCGCGCGCCGACATGCTTATCGATTTCGAGAAAGATTTTGGTGGCGCGCTGCCAGCGTTGAAGGCCTCGCAAGACGACGCCTCCCTCGAAAGTTACCTTATGATCGTTCCTGGTCAGCAGCTTGCAAACATCTACGACAAATGGGGCGCCCGTCTGCTTGAGGCAAACGTCAGATCGTTCCTGCAAGCTCGTGCGAAAACCAACAAAGGCATCCAGAAAACGATCAAGGATGCGCCGGAGCTGTTTTTCCCTTACAATAACGGCCTTTCGGCCACTGCCGATGAGGTGAGTTGCATCCAGACAACGGGGGGCCTGGCGATCTCCTCGATCAACAATCTGCAGATCGTCAATGGTGCACAAACCACAGGATCGATTCACGCATCGCTGAGATTGGCAAAGGAGCAGCTCGACCGGGTCTTTGTTCAGATGAAGCTGACCGTGGTGCCGCCAGACAGGTCGGAAGAAATTGTCCCGAGAATTTCCGAGTTTGCAAATACACAAAACAAGGTCAACGCAGCCGACTTCTTCTCAAATCATCCGTTCCACGTGCGCATGGAGCAGTTCTCTCGTGGCACGATCTTCGCAGCGCCCGATAATGAGCGGCATGATAGCAAATGGTTCTACGAGCGTTCACGCGGCCAGTACATCAATGAGCGCGCGAAACTCAAGCCTAAGCCGCCACTTCAGAAGAAATTCGATCTCGAATTCCCCAAGGTCAAGCTCTTCTCCAAGACAGATCTGGCAAAGTTCGTGTTCTCCGCCTCCGGCCAGCCACATATCGTCTCGCGAGGCGCGCAGAAAAACTTCGCGGAGTTCGCAAAGGACATTGGTGAGGGTTGGTCGAAGAGCGATGCCAAGTACGATGACCTTTGGTACAAGCGTCTAATCTCGAAGGCTTTGATTTTCAGGAAACTCGAAACAGAGGTCCCCAAGCAACCATGGTACGAGGGTGGTTATCGCGCGAATGTGGTGACCTACGCGATGGCCAAGCTGTTCCATGATGCGAATGGCGAGAAGGAAGTGCTGGATCTCGACACAATCTGGCGTCGCCAGACCGTTGCCGACGCATTGGTCGATGCCCTTCTGGTGGCGGCGGCTGCGGCTCATCATGTGATTACTCACCCTCCCGCAGGCGTTCGTAACATGTCCGAATGGGCGAAACAGCAGGCGTGCTGGAACCGTTTGAAGTCGGAGGAACTTCAGTATGGCGACAGCCTTGAAAGTTGCCTTGTCCTGATCGAAAGCGCGCGGACCAACGTACGCGATGCTCGCTCGGAGAAAGCATTGACCGACGGCATCAATGCACAGAGCGAGGTCGTCAAGCTTGGCGGTGGCTATTGGTCGAAAGTGCTCGAATGGGGACGGGCGAAGAGACGTCTGACACCTAAGGATCTGCAGATCGTTCAGATATGCGCGACAATTCCGCAACGCCTTCCAACGGATTCCCAAGCGCTTCACGCGATGAAACTACTCGGCCGATTGAAAGATGAGGGTTTCATTGCGGGCGGGGCACCGGAGGTCGCGTTGACGCGGTGA
- a CDS encoding Z1 domain-containing protein — MNQILSSLEGMTAMFMASQQGPHTAQSIRDIIAQLRDTPMFSGKVTADEAEDLARLIEEKHGISMGLGAIVDAEDFRPWLHDAKINGDIGNFYWGRYRQLLSLQGLPKSVVDATDEVTDRVLDRLGNPKNLNPWSRRGMVVGHVQSGKTANYTGLICKAADAGYRLIVVIAGIHNNLRNQTQMRIDEGFIGRDTGRLAHANRAQRQKIIGVGTFDQREFPVSLTNTLRDFNKATATTNTSQIGQYNVPVVLVIKKNSSTLKNLLEWLKEHSVSQGTQMVQQPMLLIDDEADNASINTAYSKEEITRINGQIRELLSLFHRSCYVGYTATPFANILIDPDTDDDTFKQDLFPRHFIIGLDAPSNYFGAQKIFIDAREKHVREIEDNEDVFPIKHKIDHPLDTLPESLVDAVRAFLIARAIRNVRGHQASHASMLVNVSRFTDVQGRLRSRINDLVGRIRDAVSVDAGKGRAALANPEIAALHRVWADEYADLENADWATIQSRLHEVLIAVRVIEVNASKRSEALDYEKGGEHGVTVIAVGGFSLSRGLTLEGLTTSYFLRNSMMYDTLMQMGRWFGYRPGYEDLCRIWIPADGVGWYAHIQEAMEDLQAQLKRMELVKATPEQFGLAVRSHPETLIVTARNKMGSGKQIPVRVGLAGRLIETTRIRNDSEQLLRNRSAAGALADAVRSDSSITLVERPRGHLFKSVPIELIRDFLNIFRTDNADPLTDPRLMGDYIEARAATELKKWDVLFASAQKQDVVEPAQIGGLDMRPFDRSVGADNLKTGTLAISGASRRVGSPGDEREGLTEVEIGDAKARHMAANGKSSSGTLPPRIFIEIDGRRPLLIVRLVHPEVGDEKLKEKLPKQDVVAWGIYFPPSSVQGGTVDYVVNTIRMREMFGEEEVEEEVPGDAE, encoded by the coding sequence ATGAACCAGATACTCAGCAGCCTCGAAGGTATGACTGCAATGTTCATGGCCTCGCAACAAGGCCCTCATACCGCACAGTCGATAAGGGACATCATTGCCCAACTCCGCGACACCCCGATGTTTTCTGGAAAGGTGACCGCGGACGAAGCAGAAGACCTTGCCCGCCTTATCGAGGAAAAACATGGCATCAGCATGGGTCTTGGCGCGATCGTCGATGCCGAAGACTTCCGTCCGTGGCTTCATGATGCGAAGATCAATGGAGACATCGGGAATTTTTATTGGGGTCGGTATCGCCAGCTCCTCAGCCTCCAAGGACTGCCAAAGTCTGTCGTCGATGCTACCGACGAAGTCACCGATCGCGTTCTCGATCGACTTGGGAATCCCAAGAATCTGAATCCTTGGAGCCGCCGCGGAATGGTGGTCGGTCACGTTCAGAGCGGAAAGACTGCGAACTATACCGGGCTAATCTGCAAAGCGGCCGATGCTGGATATCGCCTCATCGTCGTGATTGCCGGCATCCATAATAACCTGCGCAATCAGACGCAGATGCGCATCGATGAAGGATTCATTGGTCGGGACACCGGTCGTCTTGCACATGCGAACAGAGCTCAGCGCCAAAAAATCATAGGGGTAGGAACTTTTGATCAGCGAGAGTTTCCTGTCTCGCTCACCAACACCTTGCGTGACTTCAACAAGGCGACGGCAACCACGAACACTAGCCAGATCGGGCAATACAATGTGCCCGTTGTGCTTGTTATCAAAAAGAATTCCAGCACTCTGAAAAACTTGCTTGAATGGCTGAAGGAGCATTCAGTCAGTCAAGGAACACAAATGGTGCAGCAGCCGATGCTGTTAATCGATGACGAAGCGGATAACGCCTCCATCAATACTGCCTACAGCAAAGAAGAGATTACGCGCATCAACGGCCAGATCCGTGAACTACTCTCACTTTTCCATCGTAGTTGCTACGTCGGCTACACCGCGACCCCGTTCGCCAATATCCTGATTGATCCCGACACTGACGACGACACGTTCAAGCAAGACCTCTTCCCTCGGCACTTTATCATCGGGCTTGACGCACCATCGAACTACTTCGGCGCCCAAAAGATTTTTATCGACGCGCGTGAGAAGCACGTCCGGGAGATCGAAGACAACGAAGATGTCTTTCCGATCAAACACAAGATCGATCATCCGCTCGACACGCTTCCCGAAAGCCTTGTCGATGCGGTGCGCGCGTTTCTGATAGCGCGTGCGATCCGAAACGTCAGAGGTCACCAGGCGTCTCATGCCTCAATGCTTGTCAACGTATCGAGGTTCACAGACGTACAAGGGCGCTTGCGCTCGCGCATTAACGACCTTGTGGGCCGTATTCGCGATGCAGTCTCCGTAGACGCAGGCAAGGGCCGAGCGGCGCTTGCCAATCCGGAGATTGCCGCGCTACATCGTGTTTGGGCGGACGAGTACGCAGATCTCGAGAACGCCGACTGGGCGACCATCCAGTCCCGCCTGCATGAAGTATTGATCGCCGTGCGCGTGATTGAAGTCAACGCCTCGAAGCGCTCGGAAGCCCTTGACTATGAAAAAGGCGGTGAGCATGGCGTCACAGTTATCGCCGTTGGCGGATTTTCTCTTTCCCGCGGCCTGACACTTGAAGGACTGACGACGAGCTACTTCCTTCGCAATTCCATGATGTATGACACCCTCATGCAGATGGGTCGGTGGTTTGGCTACAGACCAGGATACGAAGATCTGTGCAGGATATGGATCCCGGCGGATGGGGTCGGCTGGTACGCACATATTCAAGAAGCGATGGAGGATTTGCAGGCGCAACTCAAGCGCATGGAACTGGTAAAGGCGACTCCCGAACAGTTTGGCCTCGCGGTCCGTAGCCACCCCGAGACCCTTATAGTCACGGCCCGAAACAAGATGGGTAGTGGCAAGCAGATCCCCGTCCGGGTCGGGCTCGCAGGCAGACTGATAGAGACCACCCGCATCAGGAATGACAGCGAGCAATTGCTGAGAAACAGATCTGCGGCTGGTGCCTTGGCGGACGCAGTCAGAAGCGACTCCAGCATCACACTTGTGGAGCGGCCGCGAGGGCATCTTTTCAAGTCTGTTCCTATCGAACTAATCCGAGATTTTCTAAACATATTCCGAACGGACAACGCCGATCCGCTTACCGATCCACGCCTGATGGGTGACTACATTGAAGCGCGCGCCGCGACTGAGTTGAAGAAATGGGACGTCCTCTTCGCCAGCGCGCAGAAGCAAGATGTCGTCGAGCCAGCACAGATCGGCGGCCTCGATATGAGACCATTTGACCGTTCCGTGGGCGCAGACAACCTCAAGACCGGAACCTTGGCGATTAGTGGAGCAAGCCGCCGCGTGGGCTCCCCTGGTGATGAGCGGGAAGGCCTGACAGAGGTCGAGATCGGTGATGCCAAGGCCAGACACATGGCAGCAAACGGCAAATCTTCGTCCGGCACGCTGCCTCCGCGGATTTTCATTGAGATCGACGGGCGGCGACCGCTTTTGATCGTTCGCCTTGTTCATCCGGAAGTTGGCGACGAGAAGCTCAAGGAAAAGCTTCCAAAGCAGGATGTTGTCGCGTGGGGCATATATTTTCCGCCGTCGAGCGTGCAGGGCGGAACAGTTGACTACGTCGTCAACACCATACGAATGCGGGAGATGTTCGGAGAGGAGGAAGTCGAGGAGGAGGTCCCGGGCGATGCTGAATAG